From a single Chlorocebus sabaeus isolate Y175 chromosome X, mChlSab1.0.hap1, whole genome shotgun sequence genomic region:
- the LOC103232258 gene encoding sperm-associated antigen 7 produces the protein MADLLGSILSSMEKPPSLGDQETRRKAREQAARLKKLQEQEKQQKVEFRKRMEKEVSDFIQDSGQIKKKFQPMNKIERSILHDVVEVAGLTSFSFGEDDDCRYVMIFKKEFAPSDEELDSYRRGEEWDPQKAEEKRKLKELAQRQEEEAAQQGPVVVSPASDYKDKYSHLIGKGAAKDAAHMLQANKTYGCVPVANKRDTRSIEEAMNEIRAKKRLRQSGEELPPTS, from the coding sequence ATGGCGGACCTACTGGGCTCCATCCTGAGCTCCATGGAGAAGCCACCCAGCCTCGGTGACCAGGAGACTCGGCGCAAGGCCCGAGAACAGGCTGCCCGCCTGAAGAAACTACAAGAGCAAGAGAAACAACAGAAAGTGGAGTTTCGTAAAAGGATGGAGAAGGAGGTGTCAGATTTCATTCAAGACAGTGGGCAGATCAAGAAAAAGTTTCAGCCAATGAACAAGATCGAGAGGAGCATACTACATGATGTAGTGGAAGTGGCTGGCCTGACATCCTTCTCCTTTGGGGAAGATGATGACTGTCGCTATGTCATGATCTTCAAAAAGGAGTTTGCACCCTCAGATGAAGAGCTAGACTCCTACCGTCGTGGAGAGGAATGGGATCCCCAGAAGGCTGAGGAGAAGCGGAAGCTGAAGGAGCTGGctcagaggcaggaggaggaggcagcccAGCAGGGGCCCGTGGTGGTGAGCCCTGCTAGCGACTACAAGGACAAGTACAGCCACCTCATTGGCAAGGGAGCAGCAAAAGACGCAGCCCACATGCTGCAGGCCAATAAAACCTACGGCTGTGTGCCTGTGGCCAATAAGAGGGACACACGCTCCATTGAAGAGGCTATGAATGAGATCAGAGCCAAGAAGCGTCTGCGGCAGAGTGGGGAAGAGTTGCCACCAACCTCGTAG